One Paenibacillus crassostreae DNA segment encodes these proteins:
- a CDS encoding acyltransferase encodes MSRKERISEIELLRGLAFLAVALQHSIAHFAYVEGVNFGDGVYMTLLLMLAKFAVPVFIFITGMVLFYNYEGPFNYPQFLFKRLKDIIIPYIFWSLLYFSLSYGWQQGWLEQLWKWFLMLFTGKNSYHLWYVVMIFQFYLLFPVFRAVIYKVRMELSLRACIATIVVVGFLYVWLTGQVSSIGQLMSMIDIPLITAMFTKYADRNFLYFFFYFILGACAGLRPDLWKEWIRKGYWIYGSCFLVLFIYYVNQVTGSFRTPEGLQIRFYAVSLIRPVMVFFLLSSICVVYRLAMWMKETGGRRLNQTLLSIGKYSYGAYLAHAYMLRVSYHFDVAWFVHWPVTLRMLISFVICITLSYLLMVLLSRFTWGKWFGGLDRLTNK; translated from the coding sequence ATGTCACGCAAAGAAAGAATTTCTGAGATTGAATTATTACGTGGTTTGGCTTTTCTGGCTGTAGCATTACAACATAGTATCGCTCATTTCGCCTATGTGGAGGGTGTGAATTTTGGAGATGGTGTCTATATGACGCTGTTATTAATGTTGGCTAAATTCGCAGTCCCTGTATTTATTTTCATCACGGGAATGGTGTTATTCTATAACTATGAAGGTCCATTCAACTATCCCCAGTTTCTATTCAAAAGATTAAAGGATATCATCATTCCTTACATCTTCTGGTCATTACTTTACTTTTCATTAAGTTATGGTTGGCAACAAGGTTGGTTGGAGCAACTGTGGAAGTGGTTTCTGATGCTTTTTACTGGTAAGAATAGCTATCATCTCTGGTACGTAGTCATGATTTTTCAGTTCTATCTACTATTTCCAGTGTTCCGAGCCGTGATCTATAAAGTAAGAATGGAGCTATCATTAAGGGCTTGTATCGCTACCATCGTAGTAGTTGGATTCCTATATGTATGGCTGACAGGTCAAGTCTCATCGATTGGACAGCTGATGTCAATGATCGATATACCGTTGATTACGGCGATGTTTACGAAGTATGCAGATCGAAACTTTTTATACTTCTTTTTCTATTTCATCCTTGGAGCTTGTGCGGGGTTAAGACCTGACCTATGGAAAGAGTGGATCCGCAAAGGGTATTGGATATATGGATCTTGCTTTCTAGTCTTATTCATTTATTATGTTAACCAGGTAACGGGAAGCTTTCGAACACCTGAAGGACTACAAATTAGATTCTATGCGGTATCATTAATCCGTCCGGTGATGGTGTTTTTTCTATTGAGTTCAATTTGCGTGGTATATAGACTAGCCATGTGGATGAAGGAAACAGGTGGAAGGAGACTTAATCAAACCTTACTTTCGATCGGAAAATATTCATATGGAGCTTATCTAGCACATGCATATATGTTGCGGGTGAGTTATCATTTTGATGTGGCATGGTTTGTACACTGGCCTGTTACCTTGCGGATGTTGATTTCCTTTGTAATTTGTATTACGTTGTCATATCTCTTGATGGTGCTTCTATCCAGATTTACGTGGGGTAAATGGTTCGGTGGATTAGATAGATTGACTAATAAATAG
- a CDS encoding sugar O-acetyltransferase has product MNQKERMLAGLPYKAWMDGLSEERMENSKKIYEYNLCPPQETELIDKMIRSILGKAGINVNILAPFHCDYGTNIEVGDNFMANYNCTILDVGKVIIGNNVMFAPNVSIFTAGHPVHADSRNSGYEYGIEITIGDNVWIGGNTVINPGVHIGNNSVIGSGSVVTKDIPDNVIAVGNPCRVIREITEEDRSYYYKDKKFDVEDY; this is encoded by the coding sequence ATGAATCAAAAAGAAAGAATGTTAGCAGGGCTTCCGTATAAAGCATGGATGGACGGTTTATCAGAAGAACGAATGGAGAATAGCAAGAAAATATATGAATACAATCTGTGTCCGCCACAGGAGACAGAATTAATAGATAAAATGATTAGAAGTATACTAGGGAAAGCAGGAATTAATGTTAACATTTTGGCCCCATTTCATTGTGATTATGGTACTAATATTGAAGTAGGCGACAATTTTATGGCAAATTATAATTGTACTATTCTGGATGTGGGGAAAGTCATTATTGGAAACAATGTTATGTTTGCTCCTAATGTCTCAATATTTACAGCCGGACATCCTGTGCATGCTGATTCAAGAAATTCAGGTTATGAATATGGTATTGAGATTACGATTGGAGATAATGTATGGATTGGTGGGAACACGGTTATAAATCCAGGTGTACATATAGGCAATAATTCAGTGATCGGTTCAGGCAGTGTCGTTACGAAAGATATTCCTGACAATGTAATTGCTGTTGGAAATCCATGTAGGGTAATCAGGGAGATTACAGAGGAAGATCGATCTTATTATTATAAAGACAAAAAATTTGATGTTGAAGACTACTAA
- a CDS encoding HAMP domain-containing sensor histidine kinase has translation MIKQKHKSLWWSFVSLMFFIVLSSTFIMATLAFIFIRQGYISSHGNKHLFPIVIIMLFSLVTGTIITMFVGKRILSPITGFSNAAKEIAKGNFDIYLPESHRVREINEVAHHFNIMVQELRSIETLRNDFVVNVSHEFKTPIAAIEGYATLLQEKNITEQEHNEYTKMIVDGARQLSTLSGNILKISKLENQEVITEKKEYRLDEQIRQSLLLLESLWSPKQLNLNIELDNVLYYGNEELMMQVWLNLLANAIKFTDEEGEISVSLRSDPNGIEAIISDNGIGMTKSVRKHIFEKFYQGDNARNSEGNGLGLPLVYRIINLCGGSIEVISELDQGSTFTVKLPME, from the coding sequence TTGATCAAACAAAAACATAAAAGTCTATGGTGGTCCTTTGTCTCGTTAATGTTCTTTATTGTGCTCTCATCCACTTTCATTATGGCAACCTTAGCGTTTATCTTTATACGTCAAGGATATATTTCATCACATGGGAACAAGCATTTATTCCCTATAGTCATTATCATGTTGTTTAGCTTAGTCACCGGTACCATCATAACTATGTTTGTTGGTAAGAGAATCTTGTCTCCTATTACTGGTTTTAGCAATGCTGCAAAAGAAATCGCCAAAGGAAACTTCGACATTTATTTGCCTGAATCTCATCGCGTCCGCGAAATTAATGAAGTGGCCCATCACTTTAATATTATGGTTCAAGAACTACGCAGCATCGAGACGCTTCGAAATGATTTTGTGGTTAATGTATCGCATGAATTTAAGACACCCATTGCAGCCATTGAGGGTTATGCCACTCTTTTACAAGAGAAGAATATCACAGAGCAAGAACATAACGAGTACACGAAGATGATTGTGGATGGCGCGCGGCAATTGTCTACGTTATCAGGTAATATTCTTAAGATATCCAAACTCGAGAACCAAGAAGTCATCACTGAAAAAAAAGAGTATCGATTAGATGAACAAATCCGACAGTCCTTATTGTTGTTAGAGTCCCTATGGTCACCTAAACAGTTGAACCTTAACATTGAGCTCGATAATGTTCTCTATTATGGGAACGAAGAACTAATGATGCAAGTGTGGTTGAATCTATTGGCGAATGCAATTAAATTTACGGATGAGGAAGGCGAAATATCGGTTAGTCTTAGATCTGATCCTAATGGCATCGAGGCCATCATTTCCGATAACGGTATAGGAATGACAAAGAGTGTACGGAAGCATATTTTTGAAAAATTCTACCAAGGCGATAATGCTAGGAATTCTGAAGGTAATGGACTCGGCCTACCGCTGGTCTATCGTATTATCAACTTATGTGGTGGCTCAATCGAGGTTATAAGTGAATTAGACCAAGGCTCAACCTTTACGGTTAAGCTTCCTATGGAATAA